In the SAR202 cluster bacterium genome, one interval contains:
- a CDS encoding PAS domain S-box protein, translating into MTSRIPSAKTSGFDSPLYPRGWGRGTGTPRTAPSAASENMEEIHFLAPGSFNGTFESFLQGVVEDDRKHVLEDINRAVRTGEDYHTQYRIRTPGGEVRWLEGRGQVVGAADGKAAGLAGVCMDVTERQAVEQRVRDRERQQALVARLGAIAIECSDLDKLMGDAVRILAQGLGVEYAKVLQLQPDGKGLLLRSGVGWKGGLEGKAIVGADRTSQAGYTLLSRGPVIVDDLRSGQRFSGPSLLRQHNVVSGLSVVIQGHERPFGVLGAHTSTRRAFTEDDVHFLESVANILAASIERKRSEDAFRSEQQRLQTIIDASPVGVIVFDSDCKVVLANREANSIFGFPSWNAGERDILRETQYVKPDGSLYAHEELP; encoded by the coding sequence TTGACCAGCAGAATACCGTCGGCGAAAACGAGCGGCTTCGACTCTCCCTTGTATCCGCGAGGGTGGGGGCGTGGGACTGGGACGCCGCGGACGGCGCCGTCCGCGGCGTCCGAGAATATGGAGGAGATCCACTTCCTCGCCCCCGGCTCATTCAACGGCACCTTCGAGTCCTTTCTCCAGGGCGTAGTGGAGGACGATAGAAAGCATGTCCTGGAGGACATAAACAGGGCGGTCAGGACGGGCGAGGACTACCACACCCAGTACAGGATCAGGACGCCCGGCGGGGAAGTCCGGTGGCTTGAGGGGCGAGGCCAGGTGGTCGGCGCCGCAGACGGCAAGGCGGCCGGCCTGGCGGGCGTATGCATGGATGTGACCGAGCGCCAGGCGGTGGAGCAGCGGGTCCGCGACAGGGAGCGCCAGCAGGCGCTGGTGGCCAGGCTCGGCGCAATCGCAATAGAATGCAGCGACCTGGACAAGCTCATGGGCGACGCCGTGAGGATTCTCGCCCAGGGGCTGGGGGTGGAGTACGCGAAGGTGCTCCAGCTCCAGCCGGACGGCAAGGGCCTCCTCCTGCGCTCCGGGGTCGGCTGGAAGGGGGGGCTGGAAGGGAAAGCGATCGTCGGAGCGGACAGGACTTCGCAGGCCGGCTACACCCTCCTGTCACGAGGGCCTGTCATTGTTGACGATCTCCGTTCGGGGCAGCGGTTCAGCGGGCCGTCGCTTCTGCGGCAACACAATGTTGTGAGCGGGCTCAGCGTCGTCATCCAGGGCCATGAAAGGCCGTTCGGCGTCCTGGGGGCGCACACTTCCACCCGACGGGCATTCACCGAGGACGACGTTCACTTCCTCGAGTCCGTAGCCAACATTCTCGCTGCCTCTATCGAACGGAAGCGCTCCGAGGATGCCTTCCGGTCTGAACAGCAACGGCTGCAGACAATAATAGACGCCTCTCCTGTTGGCGTCATTGTGTTCGACAGCGACTGCAAGGTGGTCCTGGCTAACCGCGAGGCCAACAGCATCTTCGGGTTCCCCTCATGGAACGCCGGTGAACGGGACATACTGCGGGAGACGCAGTATGTGAAGCCCGACGGCTCTCTCTATGCGCACGAAGAGCTACCGTGA
- a CDS encoding phospholipid carrier-dependent glycosyltransferase: MDVSSPLSPRAVSTRNRNGILGALLSARVLLVLAMAATVAVGAGLRYYGHGWDDGYGYTPHPDERAILGKVGELGYPSPGTFFGAEESPWNPRWFPYGSFPLYLLKFVQVTYQWLDGEPLHDLRTAGRVLSATADLGTVVLAFFLGARMYGRREGLLAAMLVSFAVLHIQLSHFYAVDTILGLFTIAALYFMFRFAREGRLRDSLLAAACLGIGLATKVSQAPIVLAFLMAHILYAFNALGNVERTVDSATRMRRAITGLVAGGAVALAVFAIAEPYALIDFRRFLADFGEQAEMVRRIRDYPYTRQYIDTPAYFYHIGQLAAFGLGWPLGALVWGGLVYAAMRGMRIVFGIAYIAAGWIVPALVLTFSFSIVAIVIASAIAFAALLATVPVRSRESRGDALLLAWVVPYFLIVGGFEVKFLRYLLPISPVLILFGARMAVAAWDGLRGRTRVVRFAALAAIAAIVAFTAFYAVAYASIYQQPHTAVRTSQWLNANATAGSVILMEHWEEGLPDMGRFRMGDMPMYEDDRSDKVRLMSERLAGADYVAFFSNRLYGTVSRLDERYPFSRAYYELLFSGAIGYELVNAETAYSSLAGVTFVDDTFDRPRLPAPEGIEAYMPAGLKWDLGYADESFSVYDHPKGMVFANVGRLDAETINRRITERAAAGGAAAPSTAAVGLVYSAEDAAAQQAGGTWTDIIHENSWASRMPVVAWLLAIELIALAALPLAIVMFRALPDRGYLFAKVMGLLIACYVAWLLSSLRIMAFSRGSVGIGIAALAAVSLALIVARRRQIAEALRGRLAVFAVSEVIFLLAFMAFLLVRMANPDLWHSHLGGEKPMDMAYLNAVLKSSYMPPYDPWFGGGYINYYYWGQFIVASLVHLAGIDTAIAFNLAVPLLFAMTFGGAFSVVYNMAVGSRQSAVGQAEQPGTPSLYISPEGGEGSREEPAGDSIPGPDSGPEPGPAGAHGLLFPPRGKNTRWGSSAAASPAANRLPTADRRLPSRGPILAGLAGGAFVVVLGNLDGAIQVGQGLWRAVVLNAPFGTFDFWRSSRLMPPDPPGFEITEFPFFTFLFADLHAHLIAMPFTLLALGLALALVMGGAARGRETGTGKRAGLLKGAREWGAIVVLAVTVGSLRLINTWDFPAYTIIAVAAVYLAAYFRRGGLSLVGIVEGTVKAAAIVIIGYLAFKPYHDSFETFFTSVEKTTNQTVIWQFLAITGLFVFIIGSFFLANSGGWSGAAWRRVRSRISRASAVGAGGAVPEQERRTIGALRRALLIAGLVAVVALAYFLSTRWLGSTIPFIVALGGTVALGALAFLRSWRPDSPQVVYAATMALLALCIAGGLDVVRLEGDIDRMNSIFKFYLQVWTLLALSAAYFLWHIASGRRAQLRRLSMARKAWAAFLAVLILSASVYTVLGTQARLRVRFEQTPLTLNGAAYMQVSTYMDEHGPIDLGADYDGIRWLKRNVEGSPIVLEGVTPNYRWGGRISVYTGLPSIVGWGWHQEQQRWGYRWAVNDRIADVNRIYSTASADEALSLIEQYGVKYVYVGELERLYYPRAGVEKFTSMVGATQVYTGGAVTIFRMD, from the coding sequence ATGGACGTTTCCTCGCCGCTCTCTCCCCGTGCTGTTTCGACGCGGAATCGCAACGGGATACTCGGCGCGCTGCTCAGCGCGAGGGTGCTGCTTGTGCTGGCGATGGCCGCCACCGTCGCGGTGGGCGCAGGACTGCGCTACTACGGCCACGGATGGGACGACGGCTACGGCTATACCCCGCACCCGGACGAGCGCGCGATCCTGGGCAAGGTGGGCGAGCTCGGCTACCCTTCCCCGGGGACCTTCTTCGGCGCCGAAGAGAGCCCGTGGAACCCCAGATGGTTCCCGTACGGCAGCTTCCCGCTATACCTGCTGAAATTCGTCCAGGTCACCTACCAGTGGCTCGACGGCGAACCGCTCCACGACCTCCGCACGGCGGGCCGCGTCCTCTCCGCCACTGCGGACCTGGGCACCGTGGTCCTTGCATTCTTCCTCGGCGCCAGGATGTACGGGCGCAGGGAAGGGCTGCTGGCGGCGATGCTGGTCTCCTTTGCTGTCCTTCATATCCAGCTCAGCCACTTCTACGCCGTCGATACGATACTCGGCCTCTTCACCATCGCGGCCCTCTACTTCATGTTCCGGTTTGCCCGCGAGGGGCGTCTGCGCGACTCGCTTCTCGCCGCGGCGTGCCTAGGCATCGGCCTTGCGACGAAGGTCAGCCAGGCGCCGATCGTGCTCGCGTTCCTCATGGCCCATATCCTCTATGCCTTCAACGCCCTCGGCAACGTAGAGCGGACCGTGGACTCCGCCACGCGGATGAGACGAGCGATAACCGGGCTCGTCGCCGGCGGGGCAGTGGCGCTTGCTGTTTTCGCCATCGCTGAGCCTTACGCTCTGATCGACTTCCGCCGATTCCTTGCGGACTTCGGCGAGCAGGCCGAGATGGTGCGCCGGATACGCGACTACCCGTACACCCGGCAGTACATCGACACGCCTGCGTACTTCTACCACATCGGCCAGCTTGCCGCGTTCGGCCTGGGATGGCCGCTCGGCGCGCTCGTGTGGGGCGGCCTGGTCTACGCGGCGATGCGCGGGATGCGCATTGTCTTCGGTATCGCCTACATCGCCGCAGGCTGGATAGTACCGGCGCTCGTCCTCACCTTCTCCTTCAGCATCGTGGCCATCGTCATTGCGTCCGCCATCGCCTTCGCGGCGCTGCTGGCCACGGTGCCGGTGCGGTCACGCGAATCGCGCGGGGACGCGCTCCTGCTGGCGTGGGTGGTCCCGTACTTCCTGATCGTCGGCGGCTTCGAGGTCAAGTTCCTGCGGTACCTGCTGCCGATATCGCCCGTGCTCATCCTGTTCGGGGCGCGCATGGCCGTCGCGGCGTGGGACGGCCTGCGAGGTCGCACGCGAGTCGTGCGCTTCGCCGCACTCGCGGCGATCGCCGCAATCGTAGCCTTCACGGCTTTCTATGCCGTCGCATACGCATCCATATACCAGCAGCCTCATACCGCCGTCCGCACGTCGCAGTGGCTGAACGCCAACGCGACCGCGGGCTCAGTCATCCTCATGGAGCACTGGGAGGAGGGGCTGCCGGATATGGGGCGGTTCCGCATGGGCGACATGCCCATGTACGAGGACGACCGGTCCGACAAGGTGCGGCTGATGTCCGAGCGGCTGGCCGGCGCGGACTACGTGGCCTTCTTCAGCAACCGCCTGTACGGGACCGTGTCGCGGCTGGACGAGCGCTATCCATTCAGCCGGGCATACTACGAGCTGCTCTTCTCCGGCGCCATCGGCTACGAGCTGGTGAACGCCGAGACTGCGTACTCCTCGCTCGCCGGCGTGACGTTCGTCGACGACACGTTCGACCGTCCGCGACTGCCCGCGCCGGAGGGCATCGAGGCGTACATGCCCGCGGGGCTCAAGTGGGACCTGGGCTACGCGGACGAGAGCTTTTCCGTGTACGACCACCCCAAGGGGATGGTCTTCGCGAACGTTGGGCGGCTGGACGCGGAGACGATCAACCGCCGCATCACTGAGCGCGCCGCGGCGGGCGGCGCGGCCGCGCCGTCAACGGCCGCCGTGGGGCTGGTCTACTCCGCGGAGGATGCGGCGGCGCAGCAGGCCGGCGGCACCTGGACGGACATCATCCACGAGAATAGCTGGGCAAGCCGCATGCCCGTGGTCGCCTGGCTGCTGGCGATAGAGCTGATTGCGCTGGCGGCGCTGCCGCTCGCAATCGTCATGTTCAGGGCGCTGCCGGACAGGGGGTACCTGTTCGCAAAGGTCATGGGGCTGCTAATCGCCTGCTACGTCGCGTGGTTACTCTCAAGCCTCAGGATCATGGCATTCTCGCGGGGGTCCGTCGGCATCGGCATCGCGGCGCTGGCGGCGGTGTCGCTCGCGCTCATCGTGGCGCGGCGGCGGCAGATCGCGGAGGCGCTGCGCGGGCGGCTGGCGGTCTTCGCCGTGTCCGAGGTCATATTCCTTCTGGCGTTCATGGCGTTCCTTCTCGTGCGCATGGCCAATCCGGACCTGTGGCACTCTCACCTGGGGGGCGAGAAGCCCATGGACATGGCGTACCTGAACGCGGTGCTGAAGTCCTCCTATATGCCCCCGTACGACCCGTGGTTCGGCGGCGGGTACATCAACTACTACTACTGGGGCCAGTTCATCGTCGCGTCGCTCGTCCACCTGGCGGGGATAGACACGGCGATAGCGTTCAACCTGGCGGTGCCGCTGCTGTTCGCGATGACATTCGGCGGCGCGTTCAGCGTTGTGTACAATATGGCAGTCGGCAGTCGGCAGTCGGCAGTCGGCCAGGCAGAACAGCCGGGGACCCCCTCTCTGTATATCTCCCCCGAAGGGGGAGAGGGAAGCCGGGAAGAGCCGGCGGGCGATTCCATTCCTGGCCCCGATTCTGGCCCCGAACCCGGCCCCGCAGGGGCCCATGGTCTTCTCTTCCCCCCACGGGGGAAGAATACAAGATGGGGGTCTTCGGCTGCTGCCTCCCCGGCTGCTAACCGACTGCCGACTGCCGACCGCCGACTGCCGTCCCGCGGTCCCATCCTGGCCGGGCTGGCGGGCGGCGCGTTCGTCGTCGTGCTCGGCAACCTGGACGGCGCGATACAGGTGGGGCAGGGGCTTTGGCGCGCGGTTGTGTTAAACGCCCCGTTCGGGACGTTCGACTTCTGGCGCTCCAGCCGCTTGATGCCGCCGGACCCGCCGGGGTTCGAGATCACGGAGTTCCCGTTCTTCACCTTCCTGTTCGCGGACCTGCACGCGCACCTGATCGCGATGCCTTTCACGCTGCTCGCCCTTGGGCTCGCGCTCGCGCTCGTAATGGGCGGCGCGGCGCGCGGGCGGGAGACCGGCACGGGGAAGAGGGCAGGGCTGCTGAAAGGCGCGCGCGAATGGGGAGCGATTGTCGTTCTGGCCGTCACCGTGGGCTCTTTGCGCCTGATCAACACGTGGGACTTCCCCGCGTACACGATCATCGCCGTGGCGGCGGTCTACCTGGCGGCATACTTCCGGCGCGGTGGGCTCAGCCTGGTGGGGATTGTTGAGGGAACCGTCAAGGCGGCGGCGATCGTCATAATCGGCTACCTGGCGTTCAAGCCGTACCACGACTCATTCGAGACCTTCTTCACCAGCGTGGAGAAGACGACAAACCAGACCGTGATCTGGCAATTCCTGGCGATCACCGGCCTTTTTGTCTTCATCATCGGGTCTTTCTTCCTCGCCAACTCCGGCGGCTGGTCCGGCGCGGCATGGCGCAGGGTGCGCTCGAGGATTTCGAGGGCTTCTGCTGTTGGGGCAGGCGGGGCCGTCCCCGAACAGGAGCGCCGCACCATAGGCGCGCTGCGAAGGGCGCTCCTCATCGCGGGGCTGGTCGCGGTTGTAGCGCTGGCGTACTTCCTCTCCACCCGGTGGCTGGGCAGCACCATCCCGTTTATAGTCGCGCTGGGGGGAACCGTCGCACTGGGAGCCCTCGCGTTTCTGAGGTCGTGGCGGCCGGACTCTCCGCAGGTAGTGTACGCGGCCACGATGGCTCTTCTGGCGCTGTGCATCGCCGGCGGGCTGGACGTGGTGCGGCTGGAAGGCGACATCGACCGCATGAACAGCATCTTCAAGTTCTACCTGCAGGTGTGGACGCTGCTGGCGCTTTCCGCCGCGTATTTCCTGTGGCATATCGCGAGCGGCCGCAGGGCGCAGCTGCGGAGGCTCAGCATGGCGCGGAAGGCGTGGGCGGCTTTCCTGGCCGTCCTCATTCTCAGCGCGTCGGTCTATACCGTCCTCGGCACCCAGGCGCGGCTCCGCGTGCGCTTTGAGCAGACGCCGCTGACCCTCAACGGCGCGGCTTACATGCAGGTCTCGACGTACATGGACGAGCACGGGCCTATAGACCTGGGGGCCGATTACGACGGCATCCGCTGGCTGAAGCGCAACGTGGAGGGCTCCCCGATAGTGCTGGAGGGGGTTACGCCGAACTACAGGTGGGGTGGGCGCATATCCGTGTACACCGGTCTGCCGAGCATAGTGGGTTGGGGCTGGCACCAGGAGCAGCAGCGCTGGGGGTACCGCTGGGCGGTGAACGACCGAATAGCCGACGTTAACCGCATCTATTCGACCGCCAGCGCGGACGAGGCACTTTCCCTCATCGAGCAGTACGGCGTGAAGTACGTCTACGTCGGCGAGCTTGAGCGGCTGTACTATCCCAGGGCAGGGGTGGAGAAGTTTACATCGATGGTCGGGGCAACCCAGGTATATACAGGCGGCGCGGTGACTATTTTTCGAATGGACTAG